One Capsicum annuum cultivar UCD-10X-F1 unplaced genomic scaffold, UCD10Xv1.1 ctg75757, whole genome shotgun sequence genomic window, ATAGCCCAACTTGGTGCTCTTCGATGCTTGGACTTATCACATTGCAAGAGGCTTACACAGCTGCCAGAATTTCCAGTTCAATTAGATACAATAGAAGCAGACTGGACAAATTATTGGATCTGTAATTCGCTATTTCGGAATCTCTCATTATTGCAGCACGACATCTCTGCTTCAGATTCCTTGTCGCTTAGAGTGATTAGAGGTTGGCGGTGGCATGGGATGCCAAGGTTCCCATACCAGGGAATTGATGGTGTATCGGTCTATTTGCCAGAGAATTGGTACATACATGATAGCTTCTCGGGATTTGCTGTATGTTATCATGGCATATTAACTGACATCACGGCTCACTTGATTCCCTTAAATGATGATGGGGTGTCGTGCATCACACGGAAACTTGTCTTGTCCAACCACTCAAAATATTCTCTAGAACGTAATGGTATTCATTTTTTCTTGATACCTTTTGCTGGTTTATGGGATATTTCTAAGGCAAATGGAAAAACGCCAAATGACTATAGGCACATCATGTTATCTTCCTCTGAAAAAATTAAGTATATATTTCGTTTGTTGTATAAGATGAACTAGGCGTTTAGGCCTTGTTgcaaataaaggaaaataaggaTGAATATTGCCTCGGGACAAGGAGGACCAGATATGATGATAGCAAACACCATGATGAAGACAGTCGCTCCTCTTCTAAGAAACAAAGGCCACATTGCAGCCTTCTTTCTTTTCCCTCTTTGTTTCGCCTATTGCCAAGAGCTCATCGATGGGTGATTTACATTTCATCTTTTCTCCCTTTAAGATGGATTAACCAAGGTAAGTTAAAGACTAACAACAAGTTTGACTTGTTTTCTTTTTCTAGTTGGCAGTGAAATTGTGTTCTCGCCTATTAGCTGTATTCTTCTGACTCTTTCTTCTTTCCCCTATTAAGGAGCTCATTGATGGGTGATTTGCATATCGTCAGTGATTTTTTAGTAGCAGATGAATACTTCAATGCTATTTCCTTTGTTCTCATCATCTGTCAAATTTCTTGCAAAAACATTAAGCACTAGACAGTTAAGCAACAAAGTTACTTTGCATCTCTTTGCTCTCTAGACAATTAATGATTCAATCTGATATTGTGATCGCTCCATTTGGATTAGGAGTAGGCTGTTTTAAAATCTTATGGTCTGCTGTCTTGTTGACATTGAATTGATAAATTAAGGTGTAACATCCATATTTGGATTACTTGTAAGTGGTTCTAACTATATTTTCACTCTCGTTTTGGATTACTTTTGCTGTGCAAACTGAGCAACTATTTGTTTGTATGTTGCATCAAAAAGCAACCGGAGCAAGGAAGAAGTATTTCCAGTAGTCAAACGTACCTCTAGTGATAGAGCAACTATTCTTCCATCAGGATGCAGAGCTCAAATACTTTCTCCGCCACCACCAAGTTCTACCAAAGTAGCATACTTCTTTATTGATTCCGATCCACTGTCAAATCTGCATGTGGTAGCAATACGAAGTACAGTTTTGTTATTTAGAATTAGAGTTGTCTGACATAGCATCAAATTAGAATCAAACAAGATGAACATGTACATAGCTATAGAAACACTAATGCTATTTACATAGCTATAtaattaatttgtttttgttGTCTTTACTAATAGTTGTCGTGCTATGCTTgtggtt contains:
- the LOC124894592 gene encoding TMV resistance protein N-like (The sequence of the model RefSeq protein was modified relative to this genomic sequence to represent the inferred CDS: added 291 bases not found in genome assembly), translated to MHDLIEDMGRYVVKMQKDLGEYSRIWDVEDFEEVMLNNTESKAIESIWLQHDIFDTSTRNIVKKLYFSKEVMKNMTRLKLLYINKFDTHEHLPRSIAQLGALRCLDLSHCKRLTQLPEFPVQLDTIEADWTNYWICNSLFRNLSLLQHDISASDSLSLRVIRGWRWHGMPRFPYQGIDGVSVYLPENWYIHDSFSGFAVCYHGILTDITAHLIPLNDDGVSCITRKLVLSNHSKYSLERNGIHFFLIPFAGLWDISKANGKTPNDYRHIMLSSSEKIKYIFRLLYKMN